One Pseudomonas entomophila genomic window carries:
- a CDS encoding sulfurtransferase TusA family protein: protein MSDTPTCDAELDASGLNCPLPLLKAKMELNRLASGAVLKVIATDAGSQRDFRTFAQLAGHTLLRETAEAGVYTYWLRKA, encoded by the coding sequence ATGAGCGACACCCCGACCTGCGACGCCGAACTCGACGCCAGCGGGCTGAATTGCCCCCTGCCGCTGCTCAAGGCCAAGATGGAACTCAACCGCCTGGCCAGCGGCGCGGTGCTCAAGGTGATCGCCACCGATGCCGGTTCGCAGCGCGATTTCCGCACTTTCGCCCAGCTTGCCGGTCATACGCTGTTGCGCGAAACGGCCGAAGCCGGGGTATACACCTACTGGCTGCGCAAGGCCTGA
- a CDS encoding glycine cleavage system protein R, protein MSTPTVREQFLVISALGPNPMELANVLSRAAFDNRCAVVTSRLTRHGETSALVLQVGGSWDALARLEATLPGLGKKHGLTLDVVRSADQEVRPQALPYVAYVSAAYRPDIINELCQFFLDHRVELEAMTCDTYLAPQTGSSMLNAQFTVILPAGTQISWLRDQFLDFADALNLDALIEPWRPQNPV, encoded by the coding sequence ATGTCCACCCCCACCGTTCGCGAACAATTCCTCGTCATCAGCGCCCTGGGCCCCAACCCCATGGAGCTGGCCAACGTCCTGAGCCGCGCGGCCTTCGACAACCGCTGCGCGGTGGTCACCTCGCGCCTGACCCGTCACGGCGAAACCAGCGCCCTGGTGCTGCAGGTCGGCGGCAGCTGGGATGCCCTGGCGCGCCTGGAGGCCACCCTGCCTGGCCTGGGCAAGAAGCATGGCCTCACGCTGGACGTGGTGCGCAGCGCCGACCAGGAAGTGCGCCCGCAGGCCCTGCCGTACGTCGCCTACGTCAGCGCCGCCTATCGCCCGGACATCATCAACGAGCTGTGCCAGTTCTTCCTCGACCACCGTGTCGAGCTGGAAGCGATGACCTGCGACACCTACCTCGCCCCGCAGACCGGCAGCAGCATGCTCAACGCCCAGTTCACCGTGATCCTGCCGGCCGGCACCCAGATCAGCTGGCTGCGCGACCAGTTCCTCGACTTCGCCGACGCCCTGAACCTGGATGCGCTGATCGAACCGTGGCGCCCACAGAACCCTGTGTAA
- a CDS encoding AI-2E family transporter, whose product MFKVLRDWMQRYFSDEEAVVLAVLLFLAFTVVLTLGGMLAPVLAGMVLAFLMQGLVNALERLKVPSRLAVWLVFTLFMGALAVFMLVLVPLLWHQLITLFNELPGMLGKWQSLLLLLPERYPHLVSDEQVLRAIESVRGEIGKFGQWALTFSLSSLPLLVNAMIYLVLVPILVFFFLKDRELIGRWVSGYLPRQRTLLNRVGVEMNRQIANYIRGKGIEILICGIATYIAFISLGLNYAALLALLVGLSVVVPYVGAVVVTVPVTLIALFQWGWGDQFIYLMAVYAIIQALDGNVLVPLLFSEAVSLHPVAIICAVLLFGGLWGFWGIFFAIPLATLFKAVLDAWPRQESSVAPML is encoded by the coding sequence ATGTTCAAAGTGCTACGCGACTGGATGCAGCGCTACTTCTCCGACGAGGAGGCGGTGGTGCTGGCGGTCCTGCTGTTCCTGGCCTTCACCGTGGTGCTCACGTTGGGCGGCATGCTCGCGCCGGTGCTGGCGGGCATGGTCCTGGCGTTCCTGATGCAAGGGCTGGTCAACGCCCTGGAGCGGCTGAAGGTGCCGAGCCGGTTGGCGGTTTGGCTGGTGTTCACCCTGTTCATGGGCGCCCTGGCGGTGTTCATGCTGGTGCTGGTGCCGCTGCTCTGGCATCAGTTGATCACCTTGTTCAACGAATTGCCGGGCATGCTCGGCAAATGGCAGTCGCTGCTGCTGTTGCTGCCGGAGCGCTACCCGCACCTGGTGTCTGACGAGCAGGTACTGCGGGCCATCGAGTCGGTGCGGGGCGAGATCGGCAAGTTCGGCCAATGGGCGCTGACCTTTTCGTTGTCGAGCCTGCCGCTGCTGGTCAACGCCATGATCTACCTGGTGCTGGTACCGATCCTGGTGTTCTTCTTCCTCAAGGACCGCGAGTTGATCGGCCGCTGGGTCAGCGGCTACCTGCCGCGCCAGCGCACGCTGCTCAATCGGGTGGGGGTGGAAATGAACCGGCAGATCGCCAACTACATCCGTGGCAAGGGCATCGAGATCCTGATCTGCGGCATCGCCACCTACATCGCCTTCATCAGCCTGGGGCTCAACTACGCGGCCTTGCTGGCGCTGCTGGTGGGGTTGTCGGTGGTGGTGCCCTACGTGGGGGCGGTGGTGGTGACCGTGCCGGTGACGCTGATCGCGCTGTTCCAGTGGGGCTGGGGCGACCAGTTCATCTACCTGATGGCGGTGTACGCGATCATCCAGGCGCTCGATGGCAACGTGCTGGTGCCGTTGCTGTTCTCCGAGGCCGTGAGCCTGCACCCGGTGGCGATCATTTGCGCGGTGCTGTTGTTCGGTGGCTTATGGGGCTTCTGGGGGATCTTCTTCGCGATCCCGCTGGCGACGTTGTTCAAGGCCGTGCTGGATGCCTGGCCGCGGCAGGAGTCGTCGGTCGCGCCGATGCTTTAG
- a CDS encoding peroxiredoxin — MAVALDQPVADFHAQATSGQAVSLAALKGQQVVLYFYPKDSTPGCTTEGQGFRDQYAAFQAANTVVFGVSRDGIKSHENFKAKQAFPFELISDKDEALCQLFDVIKLKKLYGKEYMGVDRSTFLIDKDGVLRQEWRGVKVPGHVDAVLAAAEALDKA, encoded by the coding sequence ATGGCCGTAGCACTCGACCAACCCGTTGCCGATTTCCACGCCCAGGCCACCAGTGGCCAGGCTGTCAGCCTCGCCGCGCTCAAGGGCCAGCAGGTGGTGCTGTACTTCTACCCCAAGGACAGCACTCCGGGCTGCACCACCGAGGGCCAGGGCTTCCGCGACCAGTACGCGGCGTTCCAGGCGGCCAACACCGTGGTGTTCGGCGTGTCGCGCGATGGCATCAAGTCGCACGAGAACTTCAAGGCCAAGCAGGCCTTCCCCTTCGAACTGATCAGCGACAAGGACGAGGCGCTGTGCCAGCTGTTCGACGTGATCAAGCTGAAGAAACTGTATGGCAAGGAATACATGGGCGTCGACCGCAGCACCTTCCTGATCGACAAGGACGGTGTGCTGCGTCAGGAATGGCGTGGGGTGAAGGTGCCCGGGCATGTGGATGCCGTGCTGGCGGCGGCCGAGGCCCTGGACAAGGCCTGA